The proteins below are encoded in one region of Pseudomonas sp. SCB32:
- a CDS encoding MalM family protein: MGKRTLLTGCLIAAGLAAPAMQAASGRYLSWVDDNGQVHNTFVDASFSQQQRQADKRIDQSDRARQLDASGTQWPGTQPAGESKRRYFTWVDAQGNIQNSFYAAGQVPPGRADYVLPNGDHSSEYIDAESYEDKGFVRSENGNPYYTWVDEKGRMHNSPISAEQRAEAFRRGEQGGGKVAYTEGRQIDFKSRPPELPGLDGSGEQSDAMKALLKGSGKTLDDLYQDLQRRCCEQMADGDFTELSVEEPRYEELNKFSPSFDFPMGKSYFVAMKLPSSQRVYGLRVRSFANHQVVYPSLLFLDERKRPTRLVSDAVYKLNPETWYRYAFIEGTVPVRANQGERYVLLLTTDEDRSLQTLDNKPYKRPLESLAVNEAGMKVREHGDQGGFELAVVR, translated from the coding sequence ATGGGCAAGCGGACTCTGCTGACGGGCTGTCTGATCGCCGCCGGACTCGCCGCCCCGGCAATGCAGGCGGCCAGCGGGCGATACCTGTCCTGGGTGGACGACAACGGCCAGGTGCACAACACCTTCGTCGACGCCAGCTTCAGCCAGCAGCAGCGCCAGGCCGACAAGCGCATCGACCAGAGCGACCGGGCGCGCCAGCTCGACGCCTCCGGCACCCAGTGGCCGGGCACGCAGCCGGCCGGGGAGAGCAAGCGTCGCTACTTCACCTGGGTCGATGCCCAGGGGAACATCCAGAACAGCTTCTATGCTGCCGGCCAGGTGCCGCCGGGCCGCGCCGACTACGTGCTGCCCAATGGCGACCACTCTTCCGAGTACATCGACGCCGAATCCTACGAGGACAAGGGCTTCGTTCGCAGCGAGAACGGCAACCCGTACTACACCTGGGTCGACGAGAAGGGCCGCATGCACAACTCGCCGATCAGTGCCGAGCAGCGTGCCGAAGCGTTCCGCCGGGGCGAGCAGGGCGGTGGCAAAGTCGCCTACACCGAGGGCCGGCAGATCGACTTCAAGTCGCGCCCGCCGGAGCTGCCCGGCCTGGATGGCAGCGGCGAACAAAGCGATGCCATGAAGGCGTTGCTCAAGGGCAGCGGCAAGACCCTTGACGATCTCTACCAGGACCTGCAGCGCCGCTGCTGCGAGCAGATGGCCGACGGCGACTTCACCGAGCTGAGCGTGGAGGAGCCGCGCTATGAAGAACTGAACAAGTTCTCTCCGAGCTTCGACTTCCCCATGGGCAAGAGCTACTTCGTGGCGATGAAGCTGCCCAGCTCGCAGCGGGTCTATGGCCTGCGCGTGCGCAGCTTCGCCAACCACCAGGTGGTGTATCCGTCGCTGCTGTTCCTCGACGAACGCAAGCGCCCGACCCGCCTGGTGAGCGATGCGGTGTACAAGCTCAATCCGGAAACCTGGTACCGCTACGCCTTCATCGAAGGCACGGTGCCAGTGCGCGCCAACCAGGGCGAGCGCTACGTGCTGCTGCTCACCACCGACGAGGATCGCAGCCTGCAGACCCTCGACAACAAGCCCTACAAGCGTCCGCTGGAAAGCCTGGCGGTGAACGAGGCGGGGATGAAGGTGCGCGAGCATGGTGACCAGGGCGGGTTCGAGCTGGCGGTGGTGCGTTGA
- a CDS encoding alpha-L-glutamate ligase-like protein, protein MFGLIKRWKALEAKGIMGINRRNADYVLKYNQRHLYPIVDDKIITKQRAIEAGIHVPEMYGIISTEKEIERLPEIIGERNDFVIKPAQGAGGDGILVIADRFEGRYKTVSGRIISHEEIEHQLSSILTGLYSLGGHRDRALIEYRVTPDQIFKSISYEGVPDIRIIVLLGYPVMAMLRLPTRQSNGKANLHQGAIGVGVDLATGQTLRGTWLNNKISKHPDTTNAVDGVQLPNWDGFMKLAAGCYELCGLGYIGVDMVLDQDKGPLILELNARPGLNIQIANDCGLTLRTHAVEAHIAELEAQGVKETVEERVRFAQELFGHVKPKEI, encoded by the coding sequence ATGTTCGGCCTGATCAAGCGTTGGAAAGCCCTCGAAGCCAAAGGCATCATGGGTATCAATCGGCGCAACGCGGACTACGTGCTCAAGTACAACCAGCGGCACCTGTACCCGATCGTCGATGACAAGATCATTACCAAGCAGCGCGCCATCGAAGCGGGCATCCACGTACCGGAAATGTACGGGATCATCTCCACCGAGAAGGAGATCGAACGCCTGCCGGAAATCATCGGCGAGCGTAACGACTTCGTGATCAAGCCGGCGCAGGGCGCCGGCGGCGACGGCATCCTGGTGATCGCCGACCGTTTCGAGGGGCGCTACAAGACGGTCTCCGGGCGGATCATCAGCCACGAGGAGATCGAGCACCAGCTATCGAGCATCCTCACCGGCCTGTACTCCCTGGGCGGCCACCGTGACCGCGCGCTGATCGAGTACCGGGTGACCCCGGACCAGATCTTCAAGAGCATCAGCTACGAAGGCGTACCGGACATCCGCATCATCGTGCTGCTGGGCTACCCGGTGATGGCCATGCTGCGCCTGCCGACCCGCCAGTCCAACGGCAAGGCGAACCTGCACCAGGGCGCCATCGGCGTCGGTGTGGACCTGGCCACCGGCCAGACCCTGCGCGGCACCTGGCTGAACAACAAGATCAGCAAGCACCCGGACACCACCAACGCGGTGGATGGCGTGCAGCTGCCCAACTGGGACGGCTTCATGAAGCTCGCCGCCGGCTGCTACGAGCTGTGCGGGCTGGGCTACATCGGCGTGGACATGGTGCTGGACCAGGACAAGGGTCCGCTGATCCTCGAACTCAATGCCCGCCCTGGCCTGAACATCCAGATCGCCAACGACTGCGGTCTGACCCTGCGCACCCATGCCGTCGAGGCGCACATCGCCGAGCTGGAAGCCCAGGGCGTGAAGGAGACCGTGGAGGAGCGCGTGCGCTTCGCCCAAGAGTTGTTCGGGCACGTAAAGCCGAAGGAAATCTGA
- a CDS encoding inactive transglutaminase family protein — MRSLTLHLKVLIAILLTLGVAITAYQIFILGIPMSEAETDDLWNIDAKVEFVATPKTPVKVQMFVPPLSQNYVSLNESFVSNNYGVGINRADGNRKVTWSSRRASGQQTLYYRLVLTKRYAGTNGEKPKEKGPIFRDSLPLEGPEKIAAEALIAPIRQHSADVETFVSEAIKRANNLSDDNVKLLLAGDTSLEKRSHVVETLLAIAHVPLERVHTIRLVANQPQQPELWLRSFNGKEWLYFNPESGERGLPADRLIWWLGDESLLSIEGGKKVQVNFSLNSSEMNAIRLAKLSDENTDAAFLEYSLYGLPLSTQQTFQIMIMIPFGVLVILVLRNLIGIQTLGTFTPVLIALAFRETGLQWGIGLFTVITALGLSLRSYLEHLKLQMLPRLSVVLTFVVVMIAAISLLSHKLGFESGLSVALFPMVILTMSIERLSITWEERGAAHAMKAAIGTLVAAALAHILMRIPELVYFVFTFPAVLLILVAFMLAMGRYRGYRLTELFRFQAFLKD, encoded by the coding sequence ATGCGCTCTCTTACACTGCATCTGAAGGTCCTGATCGCCATCCTGCTGACGCTGGGCGTTGCGATCACCGCCTATCAGATCTTCATCCTCGGCATCCCGATGAGCGAGGCCGAGACCGACGACTTGTGGAACATCGACGCCAAGGTCGAATTCGTTGCCACGCCGAAGACGCCGGTGAAGGTGCAGATGTTCGTGCCGCCGCTGAGCCAGAACTACGTCAGCCTCAATGAGAGTTTCGTCTCCAACAACTACGGTGTGGGCATCAACCGTGCCGACGGCAACCGCAAGGTGACCTGGTCCTCGCGTCGCGCCAGCGGCCAGCAGACCCTCTATTACCGCCTGGTGCTGACCAAGCGCTACGCCGGCACCAACGGCGAGAAGCCCAAGGAAAAAGGCCCGATCTTCCGCGACAGCCTGCCTCTGGAAGGCCCCGAGAAAATCGCCGCCGAAGCCCTGATCGCCCCCATCCGCCAGCACTCGGCGGACGTCGAGACCTTCGTCAGCGAAGCCATCAAGCGCGCCAACAACCTCAGCGACGACAACGTCAAACTGTTGCTGGCCGGCGACACCAGCCTGGAAAAACGCTCCCACGTGGTCGAGACCCTGCTGGCCATCGCCCACGTGCCACTGGAGCGCGTGCATACCATCCGCCTGGTGGCCAACCAGCCGCAGCAGCCCGAACTCTGGCTGCGCAGCTTCAACGGCAAGGAGTGGCTGTACTTCAACCCGGAAAGCGGCGAGCGCGGCCTGCCCGCCGACCGTCTGATCTGGTGGCTGGGTGACGAAAGCCTGCTGTCCATCGAAGGCGGCAAGAAAGTCCAGGTCAACTTCAGCCTCAACAGCAGCGAGATGAATGCCATCCGCCTGGCCAAGCTGTCGGACGAGAACACCGACGCGGCCTTCCTCGAGTACTCGCTGTACGGCCTGCCGCTGTCCACCCAGCAGACCTTCCAGATCATGATCATGATCCCGTTCGGCGTGCTGGTGATCCTGGTGCTGCGTAACCTGATCGGCATCCAGACCCTGGGCACCTTCACCCCGGTGCTGATCGCCCTGGCCTTCCGCGAAACCGGCCTGCAGTGGGGTATCGGCCTGTTCACCGTGATCACCGCGCTGGGCCTGTCGCTTCGCTCCTACCTGGAACACCTGAAGTTGCAGATGCTACCGCGCCTGTCGGTGGTGCTGACCTTCGTGGTGGTGATGATCGCCGCCATCAGCCTGCTCAGCCACAAGCTCGGCTTCGAGAGCGGCCTGTCGGTCGCCCTGTTCCCGATGGTGATCCTGACCATGAGCATCGAGCGCCTGTCGATCACCTGGGAAGAGCGCGGCGCCGCGCACGCCATGAAGGCCGCCATCGGCACTCTGGTCGCAGCCGCCCTGGCGCACATCCTGATGCGCATTCCGGAGCTGGTGTACTTCGTGTTCACCTTCCCGGCCGTGCTGCTGATCCTGGTGGCGTTCATGCTGGCGATGGGTCGCTACCGCGGCTACCGCCTGACCGAACTGTTCCGCTTCCAAGCCTTCCTCAAGGACTGA
- a CDS encoding ATP-dependent zinc protease, producing MRLTPTALLLLCIALFSGASAAAGKTVYGLNEYARIDDLSLELAAKLDTGAKTASLSARDIKRFKRDGETWVRFYLATDTADSQPIEKPLARISKIKRRHGDYDPEEGKAYTARPVIELDVCMGKIRRTIEVNLTDRSAFQYPLLIGSDALKRFGALVDPSLKYAAGKPGCQPVAKPAE from the coding sequence ATGAGACTCACGCCCACTGCCCTGCTGCTCCTCTGCATCGCCCTGTTTTCCGGCGCCAGCGCCGCTGCCGGCAAGACTGTCTACGGCCTGAATGAATACGCCCGCATCGACGACCTGAGCCTGGAACTGGCCGCCAAACTCGACACCGGCGCCAAGACCGCCTCGCTCAGCGCCCGCGACATCAAGCGCTTCAAGCGCGACGGCGAGACCTGGGTGCGCTTCTACCTGGCCACCGACACAGCCGACAGCCAGCCGATCGAAAAACCCCTGGCGCGCATCAGCAAGATCAAGCGCCGTCATGGCGACTACGACCCCGAAGAAGGCAAGGCCTATACCGCACGCCCGGTGATCGAACTGGATGTCTGCATGGGCAAGATCAGACGCACCATCGAAGTGAACCTTACCGACCGTAGCGCCTTCCAATATCCGCTTCTGATCGGCTCCGACGCGCTCAAGCGATTCGGCGCCCTGGTCGACCCAAGCCTGAAATACGCCGCCGGCAAGCCCGGTTGCCAACCCGTAGCGAAACCTGCCGAGTAA
- a CDS encoding DUF2950 domain-containing protein, whose amino-acid sequence MHVASRLLALALLGALPCSLLAQETFPTPEAAADAFVAALGTEKADPERLAALLGTDWRSYIPPENIDREEVDAFLAHYKDKHQIEKDGPDRARLVVGNDPWSLPLPIVHEQKGWAFNAKAGGEEIRIRRIGRNEDAAMEAVQAYHDAQMDFAEVDRNGDGVLEYAQKFVSSDGRHDGLYWPEEENGEESPLGPLFGDELPDGGWHGYHYRILTAQGPSAPGGAYDYMIGGKMTRGFALIAWPVRYGDTGVMSFMISHDGEVFSKNLGPNGDKIALKMTRFDPDSSWSEVTAPPSP is encoded by the coding sequence ATGCATGTCGCATCGCGCCTGTTGGCGCTCGCCCTCCTGGGCGCACTGCCCTGCAGCCTGCTGGCGCAGGAAACCTTCCCCACGCCGGAAGCTGCCGCCGACGCCTTCGTCGCCGCGCTCGGCACTGAAAAGGCCGACCCGGAACGCCTGGCCGCCCTGCTCGGCACGGACTGGCGTAGCTACATCCCGCCGGAAAACATCGACCGCGAGGAGGTAGATGCCTTCCTCGCGCATTACAAGGACAAGCACCAGATTGAGAAGGACGGCCCCGACCGCGCCCGCCTGGTGGTCGGCAACGACCCATGGTCGCTGCCCCTGCCCATCGTGCACGAGCAGAAAGGATGGGCCTTCAATGCCAAGGCGGGCGGAGAAGAAATCCGCATCCGTCGCATCGGCCGCAACGAAGACGCAGCGATGGAGGCGGTACAGGCCTATCACGACGCGCAGATGGACTTTGCCGAAGTCGATCGCAATGGCGACGGTGTACTGGAGTACGCGCAGAAGTTCGTCAGCAGCGACGGCCGTCACGATGGCCTGTACTGGCCGGAGGAAGAGAACGGTGAGGAAAGCCCGCTCGGGCCGCTGTTCGGCGATGAACTCCCGGACGGCGGCTGGCACGGCTACCACTACCGGATACTCACCGCCCAGGGTCCGTCGGCACCCGGCGGCGCCTATGACTACATGATCGGCGGCAAGATGACCCGCGGCTTCGCCCTGATCGCCTGGCCGGTCCGCTATGGCGACACTGGCGTGATGAGCTTCATGATCAGCCACGACGGGGAGGTCTTTTCCAAGAACCTGGGCCCCAATGGCGACAAGATCGCCCTGAAGATGACCCGCTTCGACCCCGATAGCAGCTGGAGCGAAGTCACCGCCCCACCATCCCCCTGA